Proteins from a single region of Stutzerimonas stutzeri:
- a CDS encoding ABC transporter ATP-binding protein, with the protein MNALEVADVAFAYGERKALDGVNFTAAKGRFTALLGPNGAGKSTLIALLTRLYDLQQGQISIAGFSLRDAPRKALVRLGVVFQQSTLDLDLTVEQNLRYHAALHGMPRQVASERIELELQRQQLSERRRSKVRELNGGHRRRVEIARALLHRPDLLLLDEASAGLDPASRQALNQHVRMLCQERGMSVLWTTHLLDEVRADDDLLVLNRGRLVAQGRAATLVAEGEDLAASFARLTGNDGQSSVSDAGDAPPQRGATPFAVEPASTDTIMPEPRGDAAQHTSAPPVSGRNRS; encoded by the coding sequence ATGAATGCACTTGAGGTTGCCGACGTTGCATTCGCCTACGGTGAGCGCAAGGCACTCGACGGGGTGAACTTCACTGCTGCCAAGGGACGCTTTACTGCGCTGCTGGGCCCCAATGGTGCGGGTAAGTCGACGTTGATCGCGCTGCTCACTCGTCTGTACGACTTGCAGCAGGGCCAGATCAGCATTGCCGGCTTCAGCCTGCGCGATGCCCCACGCAAGGCACTTGTACGTCTGGGCGTGGTATTCCAGCAGAGTACGCTGGACCTGGATCTGACCGTGGAGCAGAACCTGCGCTATCACGCTGCACTGCACGGCATGCCTAGACAGGTGGCATCCGAACGCATCGAACTGGAACTGCAGCGCCAGCAGCTCAGCGAGCGCCGTCGTAGCAAAGTACGGGAACTCAACGGCGGCCATCGCCGGCGCGTGGAGATCGCCCGTGCCCTGCTGCACCGGCCTGATCTGCTGTTGCTCGATGAGGCCAGCGCCGGCCTCGACCCAGCCAGCCGGCAAGCGCTCAACCAGCACGTGCGCATGCTCTGCCAGGAACGGGGCATGAGCGTGCTATGGACTACACACCTGCTCGATGAAGTGCGCGCCGACGATGACCTGCTGGTGCTCAACCGTGGCCGTTTGGTGGCGCAAGGACGCGCTGCGACACTGGTTGCCGAGGGCGAGGACCTGGCCGCGAGCTTTGCACGGCTGACCGGCAACGACGGCCAAAGCAGCGTGAGTGACGCAGGCGATGCACCTCCTCAGCGCGGGGCCACGCCGTTCGCGGTCGAACCCGCTTCCACGGATACAATCATGCCGGAGCCCAGGGGTGACGCTGCTCAGCACACGAGTGCGCCCCCTGTTTCCGGGCGGAATAGGTCATGA
- a CDS encoding ABC transporter permease produces the protein MITYWECLRGIVLREWLRFVQQRSRFFSALVRPLLWLVVFAAGFRAALGIAIIEPYETYITYETYIVPGLTCMILLFNGMQGSLSMVYDREMGSMRVLLTSPLPRSFLLASKLVATALISLLQVYAFLAIAWFYGVQPPLLGLLVALPALLLVALLLSALGLLLSNGIRQLENFAGVMNFVIFPMFFLSSALYPLWKMREASEWLYWICAINPFSYAVELVRHALYLRLAPTALLVCLSLTLLFSVLAVISFNPQHAALRRSA, from the coding sequence ATGATCACTTACTGGGAATGCCTGCGCGGCATCGTCCTGCGCGAATGGTTGCGCTTCGTACAGCAGCGTTCGCGCTTCTTCAGCGCACTGGTACGCCCGCTGCTCTGGCTGGTGGTGTTCGCCGCCGGCTTTCGCGCAGCGCTTGGTATCGCGATCATCGAACCGTACGAAACCTACATCACCTACGAGACCTACATCGTGCCGGGACTGACCTGCATGATCTTGCTGTTCAACGGTATGCAGGGTTCGCTATCGATGGTCTACGACCGCGAAATGGGCAGCATGCGGGTACTGCTGACCAGTCCGCTGCCGCGCAGTTTCTTGCTGGCTAGCAAGCTGGTGGCCACTGCGCTGATCTCGTTGCTGCAGGTCTATGCGTTTCTCGCCATTGCCTGGTTCTACGGCGTCCAACCGCCACTGCTCGGCCTACTCGTCGCCCTGCCCGCCCTGCTGCTCGTGGCGTTGTTGCTTAGTGCACTGGGCTTGCTGCTGTCCAACGGCATTCGCCAGCTGGAGAACTTCGCCGGGGTGATGAATTTCGTCATTTTCCCGATGTTCTTCCTGTCCTCGGCGCTGTATCCGCTGTGGAAGATGCGAGAAGCCAGCGAGTGGCTGTACTGGATCTGCGCGATCAACCCATTCTCCTACGCCGTGGAACTGGTGCGTCACGCACTTTACCTGCGGCTCGCACCCACTGCGCTGCTGGTTTGCCTCAGTCTGACGTTGCTGTTCAGCGTGCTCGCAGTAATCAGCTTCAACCCGCAACATGCAGCATTGCGCCGCTCGGCATGA
- a CDS encoding PQQ-dependent catabolism-associated CXXCW motif protein — translation MFRLLLPLLIAALSGLSVPLTAIADAQPALFSTDGYRQTQYRSPTPATAEGAKTLDTSSLQRLLAQTPDLILVDVYRSQWLAGQFIDSEPHANLPGSIWLPNTGDGDLQPEWASYFSDNLARVSQGDVERPLVFYCRSDCWLGWNATKRAHALGYKRLYWYRDGVDGWEQAGLPLHPAAPEPLPGSE, via the coding sequence ATGTTCAGGCTGCTGCTGCCATTGCTGATCGCCGCGCTGTCTGGGCTCAGCGTACCGCTGACCGCCATCGCGGATGCACAGCCGGCATTGTTCTCCACCGACGGGTATCGTCAGACGCAGTACCGTAGCCCGACACCGGCCACCGCCGAAGGCGCTAAGACGCTGGATACGTCCTCCCTGCAGAGGTTGTTGGCGCAAACCCCCGATCTGATACTGGTAGACGTATATCGCAGCCAATGGCTGGCAGGGCAATTCATCGACAGTGAGCCGCACGCAAATCTACCGGGCAGCATCTGGTTACCCAATACCGGTGATGGCGATCTGCAACCCGAATGGGCAAGCTACTTCAGCGACAACCTCGCCCGTGTCAGTCAGGGTGATGTCGAACGGCCGCTGGTCTTCTACTGCCGCTCCGACTGCTGGCTCGGCTGGAACGCCACCAAACGCGCCCATGCCTTGGGCTATAAAAGACTGTATTGGTATCGCGACGGGGTAGACGGTTGGGAGCAAGCGGGCCTGCCCTTGCACCCTGCCGCTCCGGAGCCCCTGCCTGGCAGCGAATGA
- a CDS encoding response regulator transcription factor translates to MYKILIADDHPLFREAIHNVIRDGFPDSEILETADLDSALALTLEHDDLDLVLLDLNMPGMHGLNGLINLRNEAPTIPVVIVSAEQDKQIVLQAITYGAVGFITKSSPRAQMTDAIEQILNGNVYLPSDIIRSQKPTSRHSYHSEPSIPPELLQALTRKQLLVLERMTKGESNKQIAYNLDIAETTVKAHVSAILRKLNVHNRVQAILSAGDIDFTAYLRR, encoded by the coding sequence TTGTACAAGATACTGATTGCGGATGACCATCCGCTGTTTCGTGAAGCCATCCATAACGTCATTCGCGACGGCTTTCCCGACAGCGAAATCCTCGAAACTGCCGACCTCGACAGCGCGCTGGCACTGACGCTGGAACATGATGATCTCGATCTGGTGCTGCTGGACCTGAACATGCCCGGCATGCACGGGCTCAATGGCCTGATCAACCTGCGCAACGAAGCACCCACCATCCCCGTGGTAATCGTCTCCGCCGAGCAGGACAAGCAGATCGTGCTGCAGGCAATCACCTATGGCGCCGTCGGTTTCATCACCAAATCCTCGCCGCGGGCACAGATGACCGACGCGATCGAGCAGATCCTCAACGGCAACGTCTACTTGCCTTCGGACATCATTCGTAGCCAGAAGCCCACCAGCCGTCACTCCTACCATAGCGAGCCGTCGATTCCGCCGGAGCTGCTGCAGGCTTTGACCCGCAAGCAACTGCTGGTGCTAGAGCGCATGACCAAGGGTGAATCCAATAAGCAGATCGCCTACAACCTCGATATCGCTGAAACCACCGTAAAGGCGCATGTCTCGGCGATCCTGCGCAAGCTCAACGTGCACAACCGCGTTCAGGCGATCCTTTCTGCCGGCGATATCGATTTCACCGCCTATCTGCGCCGCTGA
- the cysG gene encoding siroheme synthase CysG, whose translation MEYLPLFHNLKGRTVLIVGGGEIALRKARLLSEAGARLRVVAPSIEAQLVELVMAGGGECLDRGYEPQDMHGCVLAIAATDDEPLNASVSQHANALGMPVNVVDSPDLCSVIFPAIVDRSPLVIAVSSGGDAPVLARLIRARIETWIPAAYGQLAGLAKQFRAQVKAKFADVQQRRVFWEETFQGSIAEQALAGRTAEAERLLAEKLAGAAPRALGEVYLVGAGPGDPDLLTFRALRLMQQADVVLYDRLVAPAIIDLCRRDADRIYVGKQRSEHAVPQDQINQKLVALAKEGKRVLRLKGGDPFIFGRGGEEIEELAAHGVPFQVVPGITAASGCAAYAGIPLTHRDHAQSVRFVTGHLKDGSCDLPWAELAAPGQTLVFYMGLVGLPVICQQLIAHGRSADTPAALVQQGTTSNQRVFTGTLATLAELIAHKEVQAPTLLIVGDVVKLRDKLAWFEGAQASV comes from the coding sequence ATGGAATACCTTCCGCTGTTCCACAACCTCAAAGGCCGTACGGTGCTGATCGTCGGTGGCGGCGAGATTGCCTTGCGCAAGGCTCGCTTGCTCAGCGAAGCCGGCGCGCGGCTGCGAGTGGTGGCGCCAAGCATTGAGGCGCAACTGGTCGAACTGGTGATGGCGGGGGGCGGCGAATGCCTTGATCGCGGTTATGAACCGCAGGACATGCACGGCTGTGTGCTGGCTATCGCCGCTACCGATGACGAGCCGCTGAACGCCTCGGTGTCGCAACATGCAAATGCGCTGGGCATGCCGGTCAACGTGGTCGATTCGCCAGACCTGTGCAGTGTGATTTTCCCTGCGATCGTCGATCGCTCGCCGTTGGTGATTGCCGTGTCCAGCGGGGGCGATGCGCCTGTACTGGCGCGGCTGATCCGTGCTCGTATCGAGACGTGGATTCCTGCGGCCTACGGGCAATTGGCGGGGCTGGCCAAACAATTTCGCGCGCAGGTCAAAGCCAAGTTTGCTGATGTGCAGCAGCGGCGAGTGTTCTGGGAGGAAACCTTCCAGGGCTCTATCGCCGAACAGGCCCTGGCTGGACGTACGGCTGAGGCCGAACGCCTGCTTGCCGAAAAGCTTGCAGGTGCCGCGCCCCGCGCTCTAGGTGAGGTCTATCTGGTTGGCGCCGGTCCAGGCGATCCGGATCTGCTGACGTTCCGTGCCTTGCGCCTCATGCAGCAGGCCGATGTCGTGCTCTACGACCGTTTGGTTGCGCCGGCAATCATCGACCTGTGTCGCCGCGACGCTGATCGCATCTACGTAGGCAAGCAGCGCTCGGAACACGCCGTGCCGCAGGATCAGATCAACCAGAAGCTGGTGGCCCTGGCGAAGGAAGGTAAGCGCGTGCTGCGTCTCAAGGGCGGCGATCCGTTCATCTTCGGTCGCGGCGGCGAGGAAATCGAAGAGCTGGCAGCACACGGTGTACCGTTTCAGGTAGTGCCGGGCATCACCGCTGCCAGCGGCTGCGCGGCCTATGCCGGTATCCCCCTGACCCATCGCGACCACGCCCAGTCGGTGCGCTTCGTTACTGGCCACCTCAAGGATGGAAGCTGTGACCTGCCTTGGGCTGAACTGGCGGCGCCGGGCCAGACGCTGGTGTTCTATATGGGATTGGTGGGGCTGCCGGTGATCTGCCAGCAGCTGATTGCCCATGGCCGTTCGGCGGATACGCCGGCCGCGCTGGTACAGCAGGGCACCACGAGCAATCAGCGCGTGTTCACGGGCACGCTGGCTACGCTTGCAGAGCTGATTGCGCACAAAGAGGTGCAGGCACCGACACTGCTCATCGTCGGTGATGTTGTGAAGCTGCGGGATAAGCTCGCCTGGTTCGAAGGCGCCCAAGCGAGCGTGTAG
- the serS gene encoding serine--tRNA ligase, which produces MLDSKLVRTQLQDVAARLATRGYQLDVARIEALEAQRKTVQTRTEQLQAERNARSKSIGQAKQRGEDIAPLLADVDRMGSELESGKQELDRIQTELDQLMLSIPNMPHESVPVGADEDENVEVRRWGTPKTFEFAVQDHVALGEQHGWLDFETAAKLSGARFALMRGPIARLHRALAQFMIDLHTREHGYEEAYTPYLVQAPALQGTGQLPKFEEDLFKISREGEADFYLIPTAEVSLTNIVAGEILDAKQLPLKFVAHTPCFRSEAGASGRDTRGMIRQHQFDKVEMVQIVEPSKSFEALEELTGNAEKVLQLLELPYRVLSLCTGDMGFGATKTYDLEVWVPSQDKYREISSCSNCGDFQARRMQARYRNPETGKPELVHTLNGSGLAVGRTLVAVLENYQQADGSVVVPEVLKPYMGGIEVIG; this is translated from the coding sequence ATGCTTGATTCGAAACTGGTACGCACTCAGCTACAGGACGTGGCGGCCCGCCTGGCCACCCGTGGCTACCAGCTGGACGTGGCGCGCATCGAGGCGCTGGAAGCTCAGCGCAAGACCGTGCAGACCCGCACCGAACAACTTCAGGCCGAGCGCAACGCGCGCTCCAAGTCCATCGGCCAGGCCAAGCAGCGTGGTGAGGACATCGCGCCATTGCTCGCCGACGTGGATCGCATGGGCTCGGAACTCGAATCCGGCAAACAGGAGCTGGACCGCATCCAGACCGAACTCGACCAGCTGATGCTGAGCATTCCCAACATGCCGCACGAGTCTGTGCCGGTCGGTGCGGATGAGGATGAGAACGTCGAGGTTCGCCGCTGGGGCACGCCGAAGACCTTTGAATTCGCCGTTCAGGACCATGTCGCCTTGGGCGAACAGCATGGTTGGCTGGACTTCGAGACCGCTGCCAAGCTGTCCGGCGCCCGCTTCGCGCTGATGCGCGGCCCGATCGCACGCCTGCATCGCGCGCTGGCACAGTTCATGATCGACCTGCACACACGCGAGCATGGCTATGAAGAGGCCTACACGCCGTATCTGGTACAGGCGCCCGCGCTGCAGGGTACCGGCCAGCTGCCGAAGTTCGAGGAAGATCTGTTCAAGATCAGCCGCGAGGGCGAAGCCGATTTCTACCTGATTCCGACCGCGGAGGTTTCGCTGACCAACATCGTTGCCGGCGAGATTCTCGATGCCAAACAGTTGCCGCTTAAGTTTGTCGCCCATACGCCGTGCTTTCGTAGCGAGGCCGGTGCGTCAGGCCGCGATACCCGCGGCATGATCCGCCAGCATCAGTTCGACAAGGTCGAGATGGTGCAGATCGTCGAGCCGTCCAAGTCTTTCGAGGCGCTGGAGGAGCTGACCGGTAATGCCGAGAAGGTACTGCAGCTGCTGGAGTTGCCTTACCGCGTGCTGTCGTTGTGCACCGGTGACATGGGCTTCGGCGCGACCAAGACCTATGACCTGGAAGTCTGGGTGCCGAGCCAGGACAAATACCGCGAGATTTCCTCCTGCTCAAACTGCGGCGATTTCCAGGCGCGGCGCATGCAGGCGCGTTATCGCAACCCGGAAACCGGCAAGCCGGAGCTGGTGCACACGCTCAACGGTTCGGGCCTGGCAGTGGGGCGCACATTGGTCGCTGTGTTGGAAAACTACCAGCAGGCCGACGGTAGCGTAGTTGTGCCGGAAGTACTGAAGCCATACATGGGCGGAATCGAAGTCATCGGCTGA
- the crcB gene encoding fluoride efflux transporter CrcB: MIRMALAVACGGVIGTLLRFAVATWVSAQWPRHFYLATVAVNLLGCLLIGYLYATFLARPDISPELRGALIIGFLGALTTFSSFSLDALRLLESGQLATAFVYVGGSVLGGLLAAWGGLTLARL; encoded by the coding sequence ATGATCCGTATGGCCTTGGCCGTCGCATGCGGCGGTGTGATCGGTACACTGTTGCGTTTTGCTGTCGCCACCTGGGTCAGCGCTCAGTGGCCTCGGCATTTTTATCTGGCCACAGTGGCCGTAAACCTGCTCGGTTGCCTACTGATCGGCTATCTCTACGCGACCTTTCTCGCGCGGCCAGACATTTCCCCAGAGTTGCGCGGCGCATTGATCATCGGTTTTCTCGGCGCACTGACGACTTTCTCCAGCTTCTCGCTGGATGCGCTGCGGCTGCTGGAGAGCGGCCAGCTGGCGACCGCTTTCGTTTACGTCGGCGGCAGCGTACTCGGCGGGTTGCTGGCAGCCTGGGGCGGTCTCACGCTCGCGAGGTTATGA
- a CDS encoding replication-associated recombination protein A, whose protein sequence is MDLFNREPVAQPLAARLRASSLDEYVGQDHLLARGKPLREALEQGALHSMVFWGPPGVGKTTLARLLAKVSDAHFETVSAVLAGVKEIRQAVEIAKQQAAQYGRRTILFVDEVHRFNKSQQDAFLPYVEDGTLIFIGATTENPSFELNNALLSRARVYVLKSLDEAALRKLVARALSDPKGLGDLHLELPEESFQMLLAAADGDGRRLLNLLENASDLAEEGGSISTDLLQDLLGDSRRRFDKGGEAFYDQISALHKSVRGSNPDAALYWFARMLDGGCDPLYIARRVVRMASEEIGNADPRALPLCLNAWDVQERLGSPEGELAVAQAIVYLACAPKSNAVYTAFKAAMRDVAESGSQEVPLHLRNAPTKLMKELGYGNEYRYAHDEPDAYAAGEDYFPEAMQPRRYYQPVPRGLESKIRDKLEHLARLDRESPKQRRKG, encoded by the coding sequence ATGGACCTGTTCAACCGCGAACCTGTCGCCCAGCCCCTTGCCGCGCGTCTACGTGCGTCCAGCCTCGACGAGTACGTCGGGCAGGACCACTTGCTCGCTCGCGGCAAGCCTTTGCGTGAGGCGCTAGAGCAGGGCGCGCTGCATTCGATGGTGTTCTGGGGGCCGCCCGGGGTCGGCAAGACCACCTTGGCGCGGCTTCTGGCCAAGGTTTCCGATGCCCATTTCGAGACGGTTTCCGCTGTGCTCGCCGGGGTCAAAGAGATTCGTCAGGCGGTAGAAATAGCCAAACAGCAGGCGGCGCAATATGGCCGACGTACCATCCTGTTCGTCGATGAAGTGCATCGCTTCAACAAGTCCCAGCAGGACGCCTTCCTGCCTTACGTCGAAGACGGCACGCTGATCTTCATCGGCGCGACCACCGAGAATCCCTCCTTCGAACTCAACAACGCCTTGCTCTCACGTGCCCGCGTCTATGTGCTGAAAAGCCTCGACGAAGCGGCCTTGCGCAAGCTCGTCGCGCGGGCGCTAAGTGATCCAAAAGGGCTGGGTGACTTGCATCTGGAGCTGCCGGAAGAGAGCTTCCAGATGCTGCTGGCCGCGGCCGACGGCGATGGCCGTCGGTTGCTCAACCTGCTGGAGAACGCATCGGACCTGGCCGAGGAGGGCGGTAGCATCAGTACCGACCTGCTCCAGGATCTGCTGGGCGACAGTCGACGACGTTTCGATAAGGGCGGCGAAGCGTTCTACGACCAGATTTCCGCCCTGCATAAGTCGGTACGTGGTTCCAATCCGGATGCGGCACTGTACTGGTTCGCGCGTATGCTCGATGGCGGCTGCGATCCTCTGTATATCGCCCGGCGCGTCGTGCGCATGGCCAGCGAAGAAATCGGCAATGCCGACCCGCGCGCGCTACCGCTATGTCTGAATGCCTGGGACGTGCAGGAGCGCCTAGGCAGTCCGGAAGGCGAGTTGGCCGTAGCGCAGGCCATCGTCTATCTCGCCTGCGCGCCGAAGAGCAACGCCGTCTATACCGCGTTCAAAGCAGCCATGCGCGACGTTGCAGAGAGTGGCTCGCAGGAGGTGCCGCTGCATCTGCGCAATGCGCCTACCAAGTTGATGAAAGAGCTCGGTTACGGCAACGAGTACCGCTACGCCCATGACGAGCCGGATGCTTATGCTGCCGGTGAGGATTACTTCCCTGAAGCCATGCAGCCGCGCCGCTACTACCAGCCCGTGCCTCGTGGGCTCGAAAGCAAAATCCGCGACAAGCTGGAACACCTAGCCAGGCTTGATCGCGAAAGCCCGAAACAACGGAGAAAAGGATGA
- the lolA gene encoding outer membrane lipoprotein chaperone LolA produces MQLIRLLCASVLIVALAPAHADQAASTQRLTGLLNQAETLTGRFSQLSLDGGGTQLQETSGELALKRPGQFRWHTDAPMEQLLVSNGKKVWLYDPDLEQVTIQELDQRLTHTPALLLSGDVSTISENFEVSHKEAGEVVDFTLKPKAKDTLFDNLRLSFRNGVINDMQLIDSVGQRTNILFMGVKMNQPLKADLFTFDIPEGADVISE; encoded by the coding sequence ATGCAATTGATCCGTTTGCTGTGTGCATCTGTCCTGATAGTCGCCCTGGCCCCGGCTCACGCCGACCAGGCTGCGTCTACCCAACGACTGACTGGCTTGCTCAATCAGGCCGAAACCCTGACCGGCCGCTTCTCGCAGCTTTCGCTTGATGGCGGCGGTACTCAGCTGCAAGAAACCTCCGGTGAGCTTGCGCTCAAGCGCCCCGGACAGTTCCGCTGGCACACCGACGCGCCGATGGAGCAGCTGCTGGTCTCCAACGGCAAGAAAGTCTGGCTGTATGACCCGGATCTCGAGCAGGTCACCATCCAAGAGCTCGACCAGCGCCTGACTCATACTCCGGCGCTGCTGCTGTCCGGCGACGTTTCCACCATCAGCGAGAACTTCGAGGTTTCCCACAAGGAGGCCGGTGAGGTCGTGGACTTCACGCTCAAGCCTAAAGCCAAGGACACGCTTTTCGATAACCTGCGTCTGTCATTTCGCAACGGAGTGATCAATGACATGCAACTGATCGACAGCGTCGGTCAGCGCACCAACATCCTCTTCATGGGCGTGAAGATGAATCAGCCGCTCAAGGCCGATCTGTTCACCTTCGACATTCCAGAGGGTGCCGACGTCATTTCCGAGTGA
- the ftsK gene encoding DNA translocase FtsK, protein MADYGSSRRRRRKESVLKNSSSPAPATVWRQQLHYRLKEGALIALGALCVYLWMALLTYDPGDPGWTHTSNVDQVRNAAGRAGAWFADVLFMALGYFAYLFPLLLGVKTWQVFRARHQAWAWNGWLFSWRLIGLVFLILSGSALAYIHFQSAAGLPASAGGALGESLGQLAVLSLNVQGSTLALLAFFLFGLTVFTDLSWFKVMDITGKITLDLIELIQSVFSRWWNARAERKQMVAQLREVDDVVSEVAAPMVRDRREQAKVKERIIERDESLAKHMSERDKRVAPVIAPPAPPKAAEPSKRVLKEKQATLFVDPLIEGSLPPISLLDAAEKQQKQYSPESLEAMSRLLEIKLKEFGVEVIVESVHPGPVITRFEIQPAAGVKVSRISNLAKDLARSLAVISVRVVEVIPGKTTVGIEIPNEDRQIVRFSEVLSSAPYDDAKSPVTIALGHDIGGKPVIADLAKMPHLLVAGTTGSGKSVGVNAMILSILFKSTPEEARLIMIDPKMLELSIYEGIPHLLCPVVTDMKEAANALRWSVAEMERRYKLMAAMGVRNLAGFNRKVKDAEEAGTPLTDPLFRRESMDDQPPPLKTLPTIVVVVDEFADMMMIVGKKVEELIARIAQKARAAGIHLILATQRPSVDVITGLIKANIPTRMAFQVSSKIDSRTILDQGGAEQLLGHGDMLYLPPGTGLPIRVHGAFVSDEEVHRVVEAWKARGAPDYIEEILVGVEDSGSGFDGGSGEGSGEGSEEDPLYDEAVRFVTESRRASISAVQRKLKIGYNRAARMIEAMEMAGVVTSMNTNGSREVIAPPPMRD, encoded by the coding sequence CTGGCTGACTACGGTTCATCGCGCCGCAGGCGCAGGAAAGAAAGCGTTTTGAAGAATTCCTCATCTCCCGCGCCGGCAACTGTCTGGCGACAACAACTGCACTATCGCCTCAAGGAAGGCGCGTTGATTGCGCTCGGTGCGCTCTGCGTCTATCTGTGGATGGCTCTGCTGACCTACGATCCGGGCGACCCCGGCTGGACGCATACGAGTAATGTCGATCAGGTCCGCAATGCTGCGGGGCGCGCTGGCGCCTGGTTTGCCGACGTTCTGTTCATGGCGCTCGGTTATTTCGCTTACCTGTTCCCGCTGTTGCTGGGCGTCAAAACCTGGCAGGTGTTTCGCGCGCGGCATCAGGCCTGGGCGTGGAACGGTTGGCTGTTTTCCTGGCGCTTGATCGGGCTGGTGTTCCTGATCCTGTCCGGCTCGGCCTTGGCGTACATCCATTTCCAGTCTGCCGCCGGTCTGCCCGCTTCGGCCGGTGGTGCGCTCGGTGAAAGTCTCGGGCAGTTAGCCGTACTTTCGCTCAACGTGCAGGGCAGTACCCTGGCGCTGTTGGCGTTCTTCCTGTTTGGCTTGACCGTTTTTACGGACTTGTCCTGGTTCAAGGTGATGGATATCACCGGCAAGATCACGCTCGATCTGATAGAACTCATCCAAAGCGTCTTCAGCCGCTGGTGGAATGCCCGGGCGGAGCGCAAGCAGATGGTTGCCCAGCTCCGTGAAGTGGACGACGTGGTAAGTGAGGTGGCAGCGCCCATGGTGCGTGACCGTCGTGAGCAGGCCAAGGTCAAGGAGCGCATCATCGAGCGCGATGAATCCCTGGCCAAGCACATGAGCGAACGTGACAAGCGTGTGGCGCCGGTTATCGCGCCGCCTGCTCCGCCCAAGGCGGCCGAGCCGAGCAAGCGTGTGCTCAAAGAGAAGCAGGCTACGCTGTTCGTCGATCCGCTGATCGAGGGCAGCCTTCCTCCGATTTCCTTGCTCGATGCCGCGGAAAAGCAGCAAAAGCAATACTCGCCGGAATCGTTGGAGGCAATGTCGCGGCTACTGGAGATCAAGCTCAAGGAGTTTGGCGTCGAGGTCATCGTCGAGTCCGTTCATCCAGGCCCAGTCATTACCCGGTTTGAGATCCAGCCCGCGGCAGGCGTCAAGGTCAGCCGCATTTCCAATCTGGCGAAGGATCTTGCGCGCTCCTTGGCGGTGATCAGTGTACGTGTGGTCGAAGTCATTCCGGGCAAGACCACCGTAGGTATCGAGATTCCCAACGAGGATCGCCAGATCGTGCGCTTCTCCGAGGTCCTTTCTTCTGCGCCTTATGACGACGCCAAATCGCCGGTCACCATTGCTCTGGGCCACGATATCGGCGGCAAGCCGGTTATCGCCGACCTCGCGAAGATGCCGCACCTGCTGGTGGCCGGTACGACCGGCTCCGGTAAGTCGGTGGGCGTCAACGCGATGATTCTTTCGATCCTGTTCAAGTCCACGCCAGAAGAGGCGCGGCTTATCATGATCGACCCGAAGATGCTCGAGCTGTCGATCTACGAAGGTATTCCGCACCTGCTCTGCCCGGTCGTTACCGACATGAAAGAGGCCGCCAACGCCCTGCGTTGGAGCGTCGCCGAGATGGAGCGCCGTTACAAACTGATGGCGGCGATGGGCGTGCGTAACCTCGCGGGCTTCAATCGCAAGGTCAAGGACGCCGAAGAAGCCGGCACACCGCTGACCGATCCGCTGTTCCGTCGCGAAAGCATGGACGACCAGCCGCCACCGCTGAAGACGCTGCCGACCATCGTTGTGGTGGTGGACGAATTTGCCGACATGATGATGATCGTCGGCAAGAAGGTCGAAGAGCTGATCGCCCGTATCGCGCAGAAAGCGCGCGCGGCCGGCATCCACCTGATCCTCGCCACGCAGCGCCCGTCGGTGGACGTGATTACCGGCCTGATCAAGGCCAACATCCCTACCCGTATGGCATTCCAGGTATCGAGCAAAATCGATTCGCGCACCATCCTCGATCAAGGTGGTGCCGAACAATTGCTTGGTCACGGCGACATGCTCTATCTGCCGCCGGGTACCGGTTTGCCGATTCGTGTACACGGCGCCTTCGTTTCCGACGAAGAGGTACATCGAGTGGTTGAGGCCTGGAAGGCCCGGGGCGCACCTGACTACATTGAGGAGATCCTTGTCGGCGTGGAAGACTCCGGCAGTGGTTTCGATGGCGGCAGTGGCGAAGGCAGCGGGGAAGGCAGTGAAGAAGATCCGCTGTACGACGAGGCCGTGCGCTTCGTCACTGAAAGCCGTCGTGCATCGATTTCCGCCGTGCAGCGCAAGCTGAAGATTGGCTACAACCGTGCTGCGCGGATGATCGAGGCCATGGAAATGGCCGGCGTGGTGACATCCATGAATACCAATGGCTCGCGCGAAGTCATCGCGCCGCCGCCTATGCGCGATTGA